The sequence GATCGAGGCGCCGGGCGACTGCACGCCCACCGGCAACTGCTCGGTCGGCATCCGGGTGCCGCGGGAGTACAAGGGGCACGCGCAGATCGTCTTCGGCCGTACGCCGAAGCCGGGCGAGGAGGTCGAGGGCGACGCCCCGGTCCTGTCGGCGGAACAGGAAGCGGCCCTGAAGGCGCTGGTGGGTCAGCGGGTGTCCGACGTGCGCTGGCTGCTGACCACCCGCGGCCAGACCGCCACCTACCGGGTGGGCTTCAGGTCCCTCGAAGCCACGGCCGACCAGGTGCCGGGGAGCTGGTACGTATACGACGTCGCTGCGCTGGCCAACAACGTCGTGGTGCTGTGGGTCTCGGCGGACGGGAAGCAGCCCCGTCGGTGAGGATCGGTGCCGCCGCGTACGGCGTACGCGGCGGCGCCGGCGCACCCTGCATGGTTGGCCCTTTTCGACCTGTTTGCCCCCTACGCTGAGGGCATGCGATTCGACCAGCACACCGTGGTCCTCCTGGTGCGCCCCGCCGACCCGCCCGAGCTGCCCAGGGACGCGGCCGACCGGTTGCAGAGCGCGCACCTGGCCCACCAGGCCGGGCTGGTGGAGCAGGGGGCCGTGCTGGCTGCCGGCCCGTTCCTCGGCGGCGACGACGAGCGGATCCGGGGCTTCGCGGTGCTCTCGGTGGACCCGCAGATGGCCCGCGAGCTCTACGCCAACGATCCCGCCGTACGCTCCGGGCAGCTGGTCGCCCGGGTGATGAGCTGGCTGGTGCCGGAGGGCGTGCTCCGGTTCGAGGGTGTCCCGGTGCCCACGTCCATGCTGGAGCTGGCGTCCGGCGACTGACTAGTCCTCCGCGGCCTGGCGGCTGCTCGGCACCACCGGCATCGGCCACACCCCGGTCCGCGGCACGGCCGGCACCTCCACCTGGTGCTCCGACCAGTCGTACGTCTCGGGCAGCAGGTCGGCCACCGGGACCGGGCGCAGCGCGTCCATCGGGCCGACGATCACCTTGATCGACGGGAAGTAGTCGAGGAGCACCTGCCGACAGCGGCCGCACGGCGGGATGACGCCCCGGCCGCGGTCCCCCACCGCGACGATCGTCTCCAGCTCGCCGGCGCCCTGGGTGGCCGCGGCCCCGATCGCCACCACCTCGGCGCAGGGACCCCCGGTGAAGTGGTAGACGTTCACGCCGGTGAAGACCCGGCCGTCGGTGGTCCGCGCGGCGGCGGCCACGGTGTGGTTGTCGCTGCGGCAGCGCAGCTTGGCGACGGCCGTGGCGGCCTGCACCAGCGCCCGGTCGGTGTCCCGCATGATCATCACGTCCCGTCGTCGGCGTCGATCGGCGGCAACTCTAGTCGGAGGCAGCGTCCCGACCTGGGACGGCACGCGCGGGACCTGGTCGAGGCCGCGCGGGGGCGATAACCCGGGGGCGCTGGGTCCGGCGGCTGCCTATCCTTGGCGACGACATGCAGAATCCAGCCGTACCCGCCGCACCCGCCGCGCCAGCCGCACCCGAGGCCGCCCGCGACCTGCACCGCCGCCTCTCCCCCCTGATGTTCCGCGACCAGCGCCGGCTCCAGCGGCGGCTGGACGGGGTGCGGAAGCTGCGGGACCCGCAGCGGCGCGAGTCGGCGCTCGCCGAGATCGCCGCCGAGGTGGCCCGGGCCGAGGCGCGGCTGGCCGCCCGGCGGGCCGCGGTGCCGACGATCACCTACCCGGCCCAGCTGCCGGTCAGCGAGCGCAAGGACGACATCGCCGCCGCCATCCGGGACCATCAGGTGGTGATCGTGGCCGGCGAGACCGGCTCCGGCAAGACCACCCAGCTGCCCAAGATCTGCCTGGAGCTGGGGCGCGGGATCAACGGGCTGATCGGCCACACCCAGCCCCGCCGGCTCGCCGCGCGTACGGTGGCGGACCGGATCGCCGAGGAGCTCGGCACCGAGCTGGGCGACGTGGTCGGCTACAAGGTGCGCTTCACCGACCAGGTCAGCGAGCAGAGCCTGGTCAAGCTGATGACCGACGGCATCCTGCTGGCCGAGCTGCAGACCGACCGGATGCTGCGCCAGTACGACACGCTGATCATCGACGAGGCGCACGAGCGCAGCCTCAACATCGACTTCATCCTGGGCTACCTCAAGCAGCTCCTCCCCCGCCGCCCCGACCTCAAGGTGGTCATCACCTCGGCGACCATCGAGACCGACCGGTTCGCCCGCCACTTCGCCGACGCCGAGGGCGACCCCGCGCCGGTCGTCGAGGTGTCCGGGCGGACGTACCCGGTCGAGGTGCGGTACCGGCCGCTGGTCGAGGTCACCGAGGCCGAGGAGGAGGACGAGGCCGACGAGGAGAACGTCCGGGACCAGATCCAGGCCATCGGCGACGCGGTCGAGGAGCTGGCCGCCGAGGGACCGGGCGACATCCTGGTCTTCCTCAGCGGCGAGCGGGAGATCCGGGACACCGCGGAGGCGCTGGGCAAGCTGGTGCAGAAGAAACGGTCCCT comes from Micromonospora viridifaciens and encodes:
- a CDS encoding YciI family protein, whose amino-acid sequence is MRFDQHTVVLLVRPADPPELPRDAADRLQSAHLAHQAGLVEQGAVLAAGPFLGGDDERIRGFAVLSVDPQMARELYANDPAVRSGQLVARVMSWLVPEGVLRFEGVPVPTSMLELASGD
- a CDS encoding cytidine deaminase family protein — its product is MRDTDRALVQAATAVAKLRCRSDNHTVAAAARTTDGRVFTGVNVYHFTGGPCAEVVAIGAAATQGAGELETIVAVGDRGRGVIPPCGRCRQVLLDYFPSIKVIVGPMDALRPVPVADLLPETYDWSEHQVEVPAVPRTGVWPMPVVPSSRQAAED